The Accipiter gentilis chromosome 7, bAccGen1.1, whole genome shotgun sequence genome includes a region encoding these proteins:
- the LOC126041271 gene encoding uncharacterized protein LOC126041271: protein MGRSFPGAGLVLAAAAALCLGGAGGKVYYSCGAVVESMERGLILSPGFPNNYYAGTHCVWQFFIPMRTHLILEIFDFDIFESSSETPAPWDGFSAPTKTGNNDMPSLEENLDLALRTTNPSLQTWMSKVAQNLSSTRDQSKDLASHLDELPGTASKKEEAKQASEENQSKQMKEPKAITKAHTEELPFPVAGSATTQRQNTSGLETEEDLKEKILLAHLAASERDEATVESWTLPTTVLPVEISSSPQPAVDVCPHDVLYVSDLITFSSRFCGPNSPLNKTLVFGSSLEMVEVIMELITTTDRGRGFAMLFEYKNITEPTTVDAVRQERKENMMMLAIITGIVFFALALLSALCIACRQRTCPKRSSSNACSDQENGIQNSAVDINELQLVVPSRQNENNNHSVSREQTVTSCRGSTERSPQDTDPDVPSSISAVTTETGSDEVFIISAGPGASGLSFTTYRIQDKNLKRSVTSPASVSDWLTSNHTAAGADAVEKGNVQLENHCPRQRTWSARTFHDFLAPIPQLQKKWCSWTTNSPFTKLVDNSSFPTAARSQGVPTRKVISATEIEGASGTVYSDSSASNASYPLTLSAQRQRKLSSCNLKKSRFGNPYFGFLASSPDSKQVRSLDPSRHLGAASPVNSQSPKNLLESSNPLKINLVNGSKTKELMVETDKNKPVFVISEEGDDQQPLVLAEHLSQYGEHLSEQNAVYAPVVPDKQPVVLTVEGNSSASFTSNLPLWAKSPSLHKGHVKAPGSSRDQQSLSVGDANTTEISQNCDALAAPTLCQASVQ, encoded by the exons GTGTATTACTCCTGTGGTGCAGTGGTGGAATCGATGGAAAGAGGCCTGATTTTATCACCAGGTTTTCCAAACAACTACTACGCAGGGACACACTGCGTTTGGCAATTTTTCATCCCGATGAGAACCCATCTTATCTTGGAAATTTTTGACTTTGACATTTTTGAGAGCTCTAGTGAAACTCCAGCCCCCTGGGATGGCTTTTCAGCCCCTACTAAAACAGGAAATAATGACATGCCTTCTCTTGAGGAAAACCTGGACTTGGCTCTCCGTACTACAAACCCCTCTCTCCAGACCTGGATGTCAAAGGTGGCTCAGAATCTGAGCAGCACAAGAGATCAGTCAAAGGACCTTGCTAGTCACCTGGATGAACTTCCAGGAACCGCCTCAAAAAAAGAGGAAGCCAAACAAGCATCTGAAGAAAACCAGTCGAAGCAGATGAAGGAACCCAAAGCGATTACCAAGGCTCATACAGAAGAGCTGCCATTCCCTGTGGCTGGTAGTGCCACAACGCAGAGGCAAAATACCAGTGGCCTGGAAACAGAAGAAGACTTGAAAGAGAAAATCTTGCTTGCCCACCTAGCTGCTAGTGAGAGAGATGAAGCTACAGTAGAGAGCTGGACTCTTCCCACAACAGTATTGCCCGTGGAAATCTCCTCTAGCCCACAGCCAGCAGTGGATGTGTGTCCCCATGATGTACTGTATGTTTCTGATCTCATCACATTTTCCTCTCGCTTCTGTGGACCAAATTCACCTTTAAACAAGACCTTGGTCTTTGGTTCATCTCTGGAAATGGTTGAGGTTATCATGGAACTGATCACCACCACAGACCGGGGCCGAGGCTTTGCAATGCTCTTTGAATACAAGAACATCACCGAACCTACCACTGTAGATGCTGTgaggcaggagagaaaggaaaacatgatgaTGCTGGCAATTATAACAGGGATTGTCTTTTTTGCACTTGCTTTGCTCTCTGCCCTCTGCATAGCTTGCAG GCAGAGAACGTGCCCCAAAAGGAGCTCATCCAACGCATGCAGTGACCAGGAG AACGGGATCCAGAACTCCGCCGTCGATATCAATGAGCTCCAGCTGGTGGTGCCAAGTCGGCAGAATGAAAACAACAACCACTCTGTCAGCCGGGAGCAGACGG tcACTTCCTGCAGAGGCAGCACAGAACGGTCTCCTCAGGACACTGACCCAGATGTGCCCTCCTCCATATCCGCAGTGACCACTGAGACTGGGAGCGATGAAGTGTTTATTATTTCTGCTGGACCTGGGGCCAGTGGGCTGAGCTTTACCACCTACAGAATACAG GACAAAAACCTAAAAAGGAGTGTCACAAGCCCAGCCTCTGTGTCTGACTGGCTGACTTCTAATCACACAGCCGCAGGAGCAGACGCTGTTGAGAAGGGGAACGTCCAGCTGGAAAATCACTGTCCCAGACAACGCACGTGGAGTGCCCGCACTTTCCACGACTTCCTAGCTCCAATACCACAGCTACAGAAAAAATGGTGTAGCTGGACCACCAACAGTCCCTTCACAAAGCTGGTTGACAACAGC AGTTTTCCGACAGCTGCAAGATCCCAAGGTGTCCCAACCAGAAAGGTAATCTCAGCCACTGAGATAGAGGGAGCATCAGGGACTGTTTACTCTGATTCATCTGCCAGTAATGCCTCGTACCCCCTCACTCTGTCTGCACAAAGGCAGCGGAAGCTAAGCTCCTGCAATTTGAAGAAATCCAGGTTTGGTAACCCTTATTTTGGATTTTTAGCCAGTTCCCCTGACAGCAAACAGGTGAGGTCCTTGGATCCCTCAAGACACCTAGGGGCAGCATCTCCAGTTAACAGCCAAAGCCCCAAAAATCTTCTAGAGAGCTCCAACCCACTGAAAATCAACTTGGTCAATGGTTCGAAAACAAAGGAGCTTATGGTAGAAACAGATAAAAACAAACCcgtttttgttatttctgaagaAGGGGATGATCAGCAGCCTCTGGTCCTAGCAGAACATCTTAGTCAATATGGAGAGCATCTGTCAGAGCAAAATGCCGTGTATGCTCCAGTTGTGCCAGATAAACAGCCGGTGGTTCTGACTGTTGAGGGGAACAGTTCTGCCAGCTTCACGTCGAATCTTCCCCTTTGGGCAAAATCCCCTAGTTTACACAAAGGTCACGTGAAGGCCCCTGGCTCTTCCAGGGACCAGCAGAGCTTGTCAGTTGGAGACGCTAACACTACTGAGATCTCACAGAACTGTGATGCCCTAGCTGCTCCTACGCTATGCCAAGCTTCAGTCCAGTGA